In Streptomyces sp. NBC_01439, the following are encoded in one genomic region:
- a CDS encoding geranylgeranyl reductase family protein, translating into MTELLSEHSADVIVVGAGPAGSTTAYYLAKAGLDVLLLEKTAFPREKVCGDGLTPRATKQLVAMGIDISEEAGWLRNKGLRIIGGGQRLQLDWPELASYPDYGLVRKRDDFDETLARQAQKAGARLYERCTVGEPVRDARTGHITGVHAKLGEEKTPVTFHAPLVVAADGNSSRLSLAMGLHRREDRPMGVAVRTYFTSPRHDDDYLESWLELWDRRGAQDRLLPGYGWIFGMGDGTSNVGLGILNSSSAFKELDWREVLKAWCASMPEDWGYTPENMTQPIRGAALPMAFNRQPHYTKGLLLVGDAGGLVNPFNGEGIAYAMESGQIAADVIVQAQARATPAQRELALHNYPKVLKETYGGYYTLGRAFVKLIGNPKVMKIAAQRGLTHPVLMRFTLKMLANLTDPTGGDAMDRIINGLSKVAPKA; encoded by the coding sequence GTGACCGAGCTCCTCTCCGAACACTCCGCGGACGTGATCGTCGTCGGGGCCGGGCCCGCCGGCTCGACCACCGCCTACTACCTCGCCAAGGCCGGATTGGACGTCCTGCTGCTGGAGAAGACGGCGTTCCCGCGCGAGAAGGTCTGCGGCGACGGACTGACCCCGCGCGCCACCAAGCAGCTGGTGGCGATGGGCATCGACATCTCCGAAGAGGCCGGCTGGCTGCGGAACAAGGGTCTTCGGATCATCGGCGGCGGGCAGCGGCTCCAGCTGGATTGGCCGGAACTCGCCTCCTACCCGGACTACGGACTCGTCCGCAAGCGTGACGACTTCGACGAGACCCTGGCCCGCCAGGCGCAGAAGGCCGGCGCCCGACTGTACGAGCGCTGCACGGTCGGCGAGCCGGTGCGCGACGCGCGCACCGGTCACATCACGGGCGTGCACGCGAAGCTGGGCGAGGAGAAGACCCCGGTCACCTTCCACGCCCCGCTGGTCGTCGCGGCCGACGGCAACTCCTCCCGGCTGTCTCTCGCGATGGGCCTGCATCGGCGCGAGGACCGCCCGATGGGCGTGGCCGTGCGGACGTACTTCACCTCGCCGCGGCACGACGACGACTACCTGGAGTCCTGGCTGGAGCTGTGGGACCGGCGCGGCGCGCAGGACCGGCTGCTGCCCGGCTACGGCTGGATCTTCGGCATGGGCGACGGCACCTCCAACGTCGGCCTCGGCATCCTCAATTCCTCCTCCGCCTTCAAGGAGCTGGACTGGCGCGAGGTCCTCAAGGCCTGGTGCGCCTCCATGCCGGAGGACTGGGGCTACACCCCCGAGAACATGACGCAGCCGATCCGCGGCGCGGCCCTGCCGATGGCCTTCAACCGGCAGCCGCACTACACCAAGGGCCTGCTGCTGGTCGGCGACGCGGGCGGCCTCGTCAACCCGTTCAACGGCGAGGGCATCGCGTACGCCATGGAGTCGGGCCAGATCGCGGCCGACGTCATCGTGCAGGCCCAGGCCCGTGCCACCCCGGCCCAGCGCGAACTGGCGCTGCACAACTACCCGAAGGTGCTCAAGGAGACCTACGGCGGCTACTACACCCTGGGCCGCGCCTTCGTGAAGCTGATCGGCAACCCGAAGGTCATGAAGATCGCCGCCCAGCGCGGTCTGACCCACCCGGTGCTGATGCGCTTCACCCTGAAGATGCTCGCCAACCTGACCGACCCGACGGGCGGCGACGCGATGGACCGCATCATCAACGGCCTCTCGAAGGTGGCCCCGAAGGCCTGA
- a CDS encoding GNAT family N-acetyltransferase, which yields MTTSPTRPLPAVQLRVPTDEDAHAWHTAFADPDVMEFLGGPAELSAYEEITARQRMHDAQLGYCLWTLLDGQGAVIGFTGAQPWPREKGWGPVGEIEIGWRLGRSAWGRGYAYAAALATVERVRAAGVPHVVAMIDARNARSVAVAERLGMTLAEEFTTPAGNPGRRYVLDLQSGVH from the coding sequence ATGACCACCTCGCCGACCCGGCCGCTTCCGGCCGTACAGCTCCGCGTGCCCACCGACGAGGACGCGCACGCCTGGCACACGGCCTTCGCCGACCCCGACGTCATGGAGTTCCTCGGAGGTCCCGCGGAACTGTCCGCGTACGAGGAGATCACCGCGCGCCAGCGCATGCACGACGCCCAGCTCGGCTACTGCCTGTGGACCCTGCTGGACGGACAGGGTGCGGTGATCGGCTTCACCGGCGCGCAGCCGTGGCCCCGGGAGAAGGGGTGGGGGCCGGTCGGCGAGATCGAGATCGGCTGGCGGCTAGGCCGCTCCGCGTGGGGCCGGGGCTACGCGTACGCCGCCGCGCTCGCCACGGTGGAGCGGGTCCGCGCGGCCGGTGTCCCGCACGTGGTGGCGATGATCGACGCCCGGAACGCACGTTCGGTGGCGGTGGCGGAGCGTCTGGGCATGACCCTGGCCGAGGAGTTCACCACGCCGGCGGGGAATCCGGGGCGCCGTTACGTGCTGGACCTGCAGAGCGGGGTGCACTAG
- a CDS encoding glutaminase, whose translation MLERIAADIAPLIGSGTPAEYIPALAAVDRRQFGMAIADLDGNVFGVGDWRVPFSAQSITKVFALALALAEGGDSLWERVGREPSGNPFNSLVQLEYENGIPRNPFINAGALVVTDRLQTLTGDASSELLEFLRQESQNPDIGFDADVAASEQEHGDRNAAVAHFMASYGNIDNPVPALLEHYFWQCSIEMSCADLARAGRFLARHGLRADGTRLLTRSEAKQINAVMMTCGTYDAAGEFAYRVGLPGKSGVGGGIVAVVPGQCTLAVWSPGLDARGNSVAGVAALDRFTTLTGLSVF comes from the coding sequence CTGCTGGAGCGGATCGCCGCCGACATCGCTCCGCTGATCGGCAGCGGTACTCCGGCCGAGTACATCCCGGCGCTCGCCGCCGTGGACCGGCGGCAGTTCGGGATGGCCATCGCCGACCTCGACGGCAACGTCTTCGGGGTGGGCGACTGGCGGGTCCCCTTCTCCGCCCAGTCCATCACCAAGGTCTTCGCGCTCGCCCTGGCCCTGGCGGAGGGCGGCGACAGCCTGTGGGAGCGGGTGGGCCGGGAGCCCTCCGGCAACCCGTTCAACTCGCTCGTCCAGCTGGAGTACGAAAACGGCATCCCGCGCAACCCGTTCATCAACGCGGGCGCCCTCGTGGTCACCGACCGGCTCCAGACCCTGACGGGCGACGCGAGCAGCGAGCTGCTGGAGTTTCTGCGGCAGGAGAGCCAGAACCCGGACATAGGGTTCGATGCCGACGTCGCGGCCTCCGAGCAGGAGCACGGCGACCGCAACGCGGCCGTCGCCCACTTCATGGCCTCGTACGGGAACATCGACAACCCGGTGCCCGCGCTGCTGGAGCACTACTTCTGGCAGTGCTCCATCGAGATGAGCTGCGCCGACCTGGCCCGCGCCGGACGCTTCCTGGCCCGGCACGGGCTCCGCGCGGACGGCACGCGGCTGCTGACGCGCAGCGAGGCCAAGCAGATCAACGCGGTGATGATGACCTGCGGGACGTACGACGCGGCGGGCGAGTTCGCCTACCGCGTCGGGCTGCCCGGCAAGAGCGGGGTGGGCGGCGGCATCGTCGCGGTCGTCCCGGGCCAGTGCACCCTCGCGGTGTGGAGCCCGGGCCTGGACGCCCGCGGCAACTCGGTGGCGGGCGTGGCCGCCCTCGACCGGTTCACGACCCTGACGGGGCTTTCGGTGTTCTAA
- a CDS encoding demethylmenaquinone methyltransferase: MTRASLDKQPHEVASMFDGIAAKYDLTNDVISLGQARLWRKEVAKAVGARPGHVVLDLAAGTATSSLPFAATGAYVVPCDFSLGMLMEGKKKHSWLPLTAGDATKLPFKDDVFDTVTISFGLRNVQDTDAALRELYRVTKPGGQVVICEFSQPTWAPLRTVYTEYLMRALPPVARTVVSDPDPYVYLAESIRAWPDQPALAALLQKAGWSKVAWRNLSGGIVALHRGIKD; the protein is encoded by the coding sequence GTGACAAGGGCTTCCCTGGACAAGCAGCCGCACGAAGTCGCCTCCATGTTCGACGGCATCGCGGCGAAATACGACCTCACCAACGACGTCATCTCGCTGGGCCAGGCCCGGCTGTGGCGCAAGGAGGTCGCCAAGGCGGTCGGCGCGCGCCCCGGGCACGTGGTCCTCGACCTGGCCGCCGGAACCGCCACCTCCTCGCTGCCCTTCGCCGCCACCGGCGCGTACGTCGTCCCCTGCGACTTCTCCCTGGGCATGCTCATGGAGGGCAAGAAGAAGCACTCCTGGCTGCCCCTGACCGCCGGTGACGCGACGAAGCTGCCGTTCAAGGACGACGTCTTCGACACCGTCACGATCTCCTTCGGGCTGCGCAACGTCCAGGACACCGACGCTGCGCTGCGCGAGCTGTACCGGGTGACGAAGCCCGGCGGGCAGGTCGTCATCTGCGAGTTCTCGCAGCCCACCTGGGCGCCGCTGCGCACGGTCTACACGGAGTACCTGATGCGGGCGCTGCCGCCGGTGGCCCGTACGGTGGTGTCCGACCCCGACCCGTACGTGTACCTCGCCGAGTCCATCCGCGCATGGCCCGACCAGCCGGCGCTGGCCGCCCTGCTGCAGAAGGCCGGTTGGTCCAAGGTCGCCTGGCGCAACCTCAGCGGCGGCATCGTCGCGCTGCACCGGGGCATCAAGGACTGA
- a CDS encoding DUF3152 domain-containing protein, translated as MPPGHSTGRSSRTSPRAQRRAERRKRLRRTVLLGSAALAVVSATAYTLLPQDDDAKAAAGRAAAKPDPTTGESGDGSANALPQGGQKSTAPEPSTSPAASPPASPTPSTDAATPTQPGAFKASTTAGKAQGKGAARRWRVEVEEGSGVDPESAARSVEAILGDRRGWTQDPKYGFQLVGAGQPVDFTIKIATPKTTDRLCNVETPELIGETNCSTAGHTVVVNLKRWNEGSPQFDGTPEEYRALIVNHEVGHELGRGHESCPGPGKPAPAMMQQIKGLLGCKSNAWPYDAKGTYLSGPSVL; from the coding sequence ATGCCGCCAGGCCATTCCACCGGTCGCTCCAGCCGCACCAGCCCGCGCGCCCAGCGCCGGGCCGAGCGGCGCAAGCGGCTGCGGCGCACGGTCCTCCTCGGCTCGGCGGCACTGGCCGTGGTCTCGGCCACCGCGTACACGCTGCTGCCCCAGGACGACGACGCGAAGGCCGCCGCGGGCCGGGCGGCGGCCAAACCGGACCCGACGACCGGGGAATCCGGCGACGGTTCCGCGAACGCGCTCCCCCAGGGCGGCCAGAAGTCCACCGCCCCCGAGCCGTCCACCTCACCCGCGGCGTCTCCCCCGGCCTCGCCCACGCCGTCGACCGACGCCGCGACACCCACCCAGCCGGGTGCCTTCAAGGCTTCCACCACCGCCGGCAAGGCGCAGGGCAAGGGGGCCGCGCGCCGCTGGCGGGTCGAGGTCGAGGAGGGCAGCGGGGTCGACCCGGAGTCGGCCGCCCGCTCGGTCGAGGCGATCCTCGGGGACCGGCGCGGCTGGACCCAGGACCCGAAGTACGGCTTCCAGCTCGTCGGGGCGGGCCAGCCGGTCGATTTCACCATCAAGATCGCTACGCCCAAGACCACCGACCGCCTGTGCAACGTGGAGACGCCCGAGCTCATCGGCGAGACCAACTGCAGCACGGCGGGGCACACCGTCGTGGTCAACCTCAAGCGCTGGAACGAGGGTTCGCCGCAGTTCGACGGCACGCCCGAGGAGTACCGGGCACTGATCGTCAACCACGAGGTCGGACACGAGCTCGGCCGCGGTCACGAGAGCTGCCCGGGCCCCGGAAAGCCCGCTCCCGCGATGATGCAGCAGATCAAGGGGCTCCTCGGCTGCAAGTCCAACGCCTGGCCGTACGACGCGAAGGGAACCTACCTGTCCGGTCCGTCCGTCCTATAG
- a CDS encoding response regulator transcription factor, giving the protein MRVVSFSVPAWFPSYEEPGAGERAPHEEAPDCSVPSSSVPDGSVPDGDRPADAQLTEQESAVFLCLATGASNRELAGELQLSVSTVKFHVVNIRAKLGGISRLQACLLAALAREDTRRAEDTARGGRSGLSDDGGAAARR; this is encoded by the coding sequence GTGCGCGTCGTCAGCTTCAGCGTCCCGGCGTGGTTCCCCTCCTACGAGGAGCCGGGCGCGGGGGAACGGGCGCCGCACGAGGAGGCACCCGACTGCTCCGTGCCAAGCAGCTCCGTACCGGACGGCTCCGTCCCGGACGGGGACCGGCCCGCCGACGCCCAGCTCACCGAGCAGGAATCGGCGGTGTTCCTCTGCCTGGCCACCGGCGCCTCCAACCGGGAACTGGCCGGCGAGCTCCAACTCTCCGTCAGCACGGTGAAGTTCCACGTGGTCAACATACGGGCCAAGCTGGGCGGCATCAGCCGCCTGCAGGCCTGTCTGCTGGCCGCCCTCGCCCGGGAGGACACCCGGCGCGCCGAGGACACCGCCCGCGGCGGACGGAGCGGGCTCAGCGACGACGGTGGAGCAGCCGCCCGCCGATGA
- a CDS encoding imidazolonepropionase-like domain-containing protein: protein MLTLHTAELLVPGPGSAPLPGGAVLVDGDRIARTGPYEEVAAAHPHARTRRWPGTITPGLVVRGVDELLERTYYPDDPYEVAELGADPIRGAAALEALKMTEPRWGHSARRGTQRLLARGVVAVCGRFTSPAVRTAVSRSGLTILPPTAYEGLPALDPFAGRGAAAEAFHGILEAGVPARFAVFAVADEAELLAQGATTCVATVIGGRLLHRRR, encoded by the coding sequence ATGCTGACGCTGCACACCGCCGAACTCCTGGTACCCGGGCCGGGATCCGCGCCGCTGCCGGGCGGCGCGGTCCTCGTCGACGGCGACCGGATCGCCCGCACGGGACCGTACGAGGAGGTCGCCGCGGCCCACCCGCACGCCCGGACCCGCCGCTGGCCCGGGACGATCACCCCGGGGCTGGTGGTGCGCGGGGTGGACGAGCTGCTGGAGCGCACGTACTACCCGGACGACCCGTACGAGGTCGCCGAGCTCGGCGCCGACCCGATCCGGGGGGCGGCCGCGCTGGAGGCGCTGAAGATGACCGAGCCGCGGTGGGGCCACAGCGCCCGGCGCGGCACGCAGCGGTTGCTGGCCCGTGGAGTGGTGGCGGTCTGCGGCCGCTTCACGAGCCCGGCGGTGCGCACGGCGGTGTCCCGGTCCGGGCTTACGATCCTGCCGCCCACCGCCTACGAGGGGCTGCCCGCGCTGGACCCGTTCGCCGGGCGGGGCGCTGCGGCGGAGGCTTTCCACGGAATCCTGGAAGCGGGGGTTCCGGCGCGCTTCGCGGTCTTCGCGGTGGCGGACGAGGCCGAGTTGTTGGCGCAGGGTGCGACCACGTGCGTGGCCACGGTCATCGGCGGGCGGCTGCTCCACCGTCGTCGCTGA
- the mqnC gene encoding cyclic dehypoxanthinyl futalosine synthase has product MTDQAVLQSVLDRAAAGGRITKEEALDLYRHAPLHALGQAADAVRRRRYAGTEHIATYIIERNINYTNVCVTACKFCAFYAAPKDAKKGWSRDLDDILRRCAETVELGGTQIMFQGGHHPDYGVEYYEHHFSAIKQAFPQLVIHSLGASEVEHMARISGVSAEEAIQRIHAAGLDSFAGAGAELLPERPRTAIAPLKESGERWLEIMEIAHKLGVESTSTMLMGTGETNAERIEHIAMIRDTQDRTGGFRAFIPYTYQPENNRLKGRTQATIFEYLRMIAIARLFLDNIAHIQGSWLTVGKEAGQLSLHYGADDLGSIMLEENVVSSAGAKHRSNRQEIIDLIRKAGRTPAQRATTYEHLLVHDDPANDPVDERVVSHISSTAIEGGTAHPELKLISTN; this is encoded by the coding sequence GTGACCGACCAGGCCGTTCTCCAGTCTGTCCTCGACCGCGCCGCCGCGGGGGGCCGGATCACCAAGGAAGAGGCGCTCGACCTCTACCGCCATGCGCCGCTGCACGCGCTGGGCCAGGCGGCCGACGCCGTGCGCCGCCGCCGCTACGCCGGTACCGAGCACATCGCGACGTACATCATCGAGCGGAACATCAACTACACCAACGTGTGCGTCACAGCGTGCAAGTTCTGCGCCTTCTACGCGGCCCCCAAGGACGCGAAGAAGGGCTGGTCCCGTGACCTCGACGACATCCTGCGCCGCTGCGCGGAGACCGTCGAGCTCGGCGGCACCCAGATCATGTTCCAGGGCGGACACCACCCGGACTACGGCGTCGAGTACTACGAGCACCACTTCTCGGCCATCAAGCAGGCCTTCCCGCAGCTGGTCATCCACTCCCTCGGCGCGTCCGAGGTCGAGCACATGGCCCGCATCTCGGGCGTCTCGGCGGAGGAGGCCATCCAGCGCATCCACGCGGCCGGCCTCGACTCGTTCGCGGGCGCCGGCGCCGAGCTGCTGCCGGAGCGGCCGCGCACGGCGATCGCGCCGCTGAAGGAGTCCGGCGAGCGCTGGCTGGAGATCATGGAGATCGCCCACAAGCTGGGCGTGGAGTCCACCTCCACCATGCTGATGGGCACCGGCGAGACCAATGCCGAGCGCATCGAGCACATCGCGATGATCCGCGACACGCAGGACCGTACGGGCGGCTTCCGCGCCTTCATCCCGTACACCTACCAGCCCGAGAACAACCGCCTCAAGGGCCGCACCCAGGCGACGATCTTCGAGTACCTGCGCATGATCGCGATCGCGCGCCTCTTCCTCGACAACATCGCCCACATCCAGGGCTCCTGGCTGACCGTCGGCAAGGAAGCGGGCCAGCTCTCGCTGCACTACGGCGCCGACGACCTCGGGTCGATCATGCTGGAGGAGAACGTCGTCTCCTCGGCCGGTGCCAAGCACCGCTCCAACCGCCAGGAGATCATCGACCTGATCCGCAAGGCGGGCCGCACCCCGGCGCAGCGCGCGACGACCTACGAACACCTGCTCGTGCACGACGACCCGGCGAACGACCCGGTCGACGAGCGCGTGGTCTCGCACATCTCCTCCACCGCCATCGAGGGCGGAACGGCGCACCCCGAACTGAAGCTCATCTCCACGAACTGA